A single genomic interval of Pomacea canaliculata isolate SZHN2017 linkage group LG5, ASM307304v1, whole genome shotgun sequence harbors:
- the LOC112565407 gene encoding dermatopontin-like, with product MCILRSCMLWLLVSLVITLTGVDGWMTQYQESFNFSCPAHQYICSTNSAYDDSYDDRVYDFTCCELTGDLPVQGCKWTDYVSYLDTNAFYRCVKPDVIVSIDSYYDSDYQDRLLRFNCCQVPTLQIWK from the exons ATGTGCATCCTTCGTAGCTGCATGCTG TGGCTTCTGGTGAGCCTTGTCATCACCCTGACGGGCGTTGACGGCTGGATGACTCAGTATCAGGAAAGCTTCAACTTCAGCTGTCCAGCTCATCAGTACATCTGCTCCACCAACAGCGCGTACGACGATTCCTACGATGACCGTGTGTATGATTTCACTTGCTGTGAACTTACAGGAGATTTGCCCGTACAAGGCTGCAAGTGGACAG ATTATGTCAGTTACTTGGACACAAATGCTTTCTACCGATGTGTCAAACCAGACGTCATCGTCAGTATAGACAGTTACTACGACAGCGACTATCAAGACAGGTTATTGCGCTTCAATTGCTGCCAAGTTCCAA CTTTACAGATATGGAAATGA